Proteins encoded by one window of Arachis hypogaea cultivar Tifrunner chromosome 1, arahy.Tifrunner.gnm2.J5K5, whole genome shotgun sequence:
- the LOC112789201 gene encoding CASP-like protein ARALYDRAFT_485429 — MFGKFGMEEVPGAFGTSASFALRLGQTVFSSASLLFMCLDVDFYAYTVFCYLVTVMGLVIPWSITLLVVDAYSVFIKCLPHQRRLIFMILLGDMVLSYLSLAAACSTAGVTDLLLDADGSYCPPKLCSRYQLSAAMAFLSWFLSSASCLFNFWIFPSL; from the exons ATGTTTGGGAAATTTGGAATGGAGGAAGTTCCAGGAGCGTTTGGCACAAGCGCCAGCTTCGCTCTCCGTTTGGGGCAAACCGTCTTTTCCTCTGCTTCCCTTCTCTTCATGTGCTTGGACGTTGATTTCTATGCCTACACTGTTTTCTG CTATTTGGTGACAGTCATGGGGTTGGTAATTCCGTGGAGCATAACATTGCTGGTCGTAGACGCATACTCTGTGTTTATAAAATGTTTACCTCATCAAAGAAGACTCATATTCATGATCCTTTTGGGTGACATG GTTTTGTCATATCTCTCGCTAGCGGCAGCGTGTTCGACGGCCGGCGTCACAGATCTCCTGCTGGATGCGGACGGATCCTATTGTCCGCCAAAGTTGTGCAGCAGATATCAGTTGTCTGCTGCCATGGCCTTCTTGTCCTGGTTTCTTTCTTCAGCTTCTTGTCTGTTCAACTTTTGGATTTTTCCGTCTTTGTAG
- the LOC112789208 gene encoding putative pentatricopeptide repeat-containing protein At5g43820, translating to MAFRFLPLLVQCAKLRHPFSSKLGSISTSLHHLPDSFFSEELFPDQQKTISNLDEHLVLQQISDLLPIVKCASQNTILKDHESKSAREPVDGFLSPEEKLRGVFLQKLNGKAATEQALSNVGVDVNIDVLGRVVNSGNLGGEAMVAFFNWAIKQPMLPKDIGSYRVIVKALGRRKFFKFMMEVLDDMKVNGLEADLLLLSIVIDSFVRAGHVSKAIQVFSNLDDLGLRRNADALIILLSCLCQRSHMSAASSVFNSMKGKVSFDVTTYNVVAGGWSKLGIVNEIERIMKEMEVDGFHPDCRTFSFLIEGLGRAGRIDEAVEVFDKMQAKNCPPNTETYNAMIFNFVSVRDFDESMKYYKALLSNNCEPSLDTYTRIITGFLRARKVADALQMFDEMLRQGVVPSTGMVTSFIKHLCKYGPPYAALVIYKKARKLGCMISMNAYKILLMRLMKFAKCGMLLNIWQEMQECGYNSDIEVYECIITGLCNIGQLENAVLVMEESLQKGFCPSRLVYSKLSNRLLASNKTEIAYKLFLKIKHARSLKSARSFWRSNGWHF from the coding sequence ATGGCATTTCGATTTCTACCGCTTCTAGTGCAGTGTGCCAAATTGAGGCACCCTTTTTCCTCCAAGCTTGGTTCCATTTCCACATCCCTCCACCATCTTCCAGATTCTTTCTTCTCGGAAGAACTGTTCCCTGATCAACAAAAAACCATTTCCAATCTCGACGAACACCTCGTTCTTCAGCAAATATCGGATCTCTTACCCATAGTCAAATGTGCATCACAGAACACTATCTTGAAAGACCATGAATCCAAATCCGCAAGGGAACCCGTTGATGGGTTTTTGTCACCGGAGGAGAAATTGCGTGGTGTTTTTCTTCAGAAGCTGAATGGTAAGGCTGCAACTGAACAAGCTTTATCCAATGTTGGTGTTGATGTGAATATTGATGTTCTCGGTAGGGTGGTGAACTCTGGGAACTTGGGTGGTGAAGCCATGGTTGCATTTTTTAACTGGGCAATTAAACAGCCAATGTTACCTAAGGACATTGGTAGTTACCGTGTGATTGTTAAGGCACTAGGAAGAAGGAAGTTTTTCAAGTTCATGATGGAGGTATTAGATGACATGAAGGTTAATGGCTTAGAAGCTGATTTGTTACTGTTATCTATTGTTATTGATAGTTTCGTCAGGGCTGGTCATGTGTCTAAAGCAATTCAAGTGTTTAGTAACTTGGATGATCTCGGGTTGAGACGCAATGCAGATGCCTTGATTATACTCTTGTCGTGCCTTTGCCAACGGTCTCATATGAGTGCTGCAAGTTCTGTGTTTAATTCAATGAAAGGGAAAGTATCTTTTGATGTTACTACGTACAATGTTGTTGCTGGTGGTTGGTCTAAGTTGGGTATTGTGAATGAGATTGAGAGGATTATGAAGGAAATGGAAGTAGATGGATTTCATCCTGATTGTAGGACTTTCAGTTTCCTTATTGAGGGTTTAGGCAGAGCTGGCCGAATTGATGAGGCTGTTGAGGTTTTCGATAAAATGCAGGCGAAAAATTGTCCACCTAATACTGAGACTTATAATGcaatgatttttaattttgtgtcggttagagattttgatgagtctatgAAATATTATAAAGCATTGTTGAGTAATAATTGTGAGCCTAGTCTTGATACATACACAAGAATTATTACTGGCTTTTTGAGAGCTCGGAAGGTTGCTGATGCACTCcagatgtttgatgaaatgctaagGCAAGGAGTTGTTCCTTCTACTGGGATGGTAACCTCCTTCATCAAGCATTTATGCAAGTATGGTCCACCATATGCTGCATTAGTTATTTACAAGAAGGCGAGAAAATTAGGATGTATGATATCAATGAATGCTTATAAGATATTGCTTATGCGCCTAATGAAGTTTGCGAAATGTGGAATGTTACTAAATATCTGGCAGGAGATGCAAGAATGTGGGTATAATTCCGATATTGAAGTTTATGAGTGCATCATCACTGGACTTTGCAACATAGGGCAGCTTGAAAATGCGGTTCTTGTTATGGAGGAGTCTTTGCAGAAAGGGTTCTGTCCAAGTAGGCTTGTATATAGTAAATTAAGTAACAGGTTGCTTGCTTCAAATAAAACAGAGATCGCATACAAGCTGTTTCTGAAGATAAAGCATGCTCGTTCCCTTAAAAGTGCAAGGAGCTTTTGGCGTTCTAATGGTTGGCACTTCTGA